Proteins from a genomic interval of Cucumis melo cultivar AY chromosome 7, USDA_Cmelo_AY_1.0, whole genome shotgun sequence:
- the LOC103492956 gene encoding protein DJ-1 homolog A-like, which translates to MAISHLVPHLPLLRFSLTATKLTPQLHSHRHRFFSIRASMASPPARKVLVPVANGTEPLEAVITIDVLRRAGADVTVASVENHIRVDAAHQIKIVADSLISDCADTVFDLIALPGGMPGATSLRDCAVLENIVKKQAADGRLYAAICASPAVVLGSWGLLKGLKATCYPSFMEQLGSTATAVESRVQIDGQVVTSRGPGTTLEFAVALVEQLYGKEKADEVSGPLLLRSNHGHEYTIAEQNQVKWTFDDGPRILVPIANGTEEMEAVMIIDILRRAKGKVMVASVEDTLEILASRKVKLEADLLLDGAAEQSYDLIVLPGGLGGAEALAKSEKLINLLKKQRESNRPYGAICASPALVLEPHGLLKDKKATAFPALCDKLSDKSEIDNRVVVDGNLITSRGPGTTMEFSLAIVEKLFGRDTAVQLGKTMVFIQD; encoded by the exons ATGGCAATTTCCCATTTAGTACCTCATTTGCCCCTTCTACGCTTTTCTCTCACTGCCACAAAGCTCACTCCTCAACTCCATTCTCACAGACACCGCTTCTTCTCCATCCGTGCTTCCATGGCGTCTCCTCCTGCTCGCAAG GTTTTGGTTCCGGTTGCGAACGGCACCGAGCCGCTTGAGGCTGTCATCACCATTGACGTGCTTCGACGTGCTGGAGCTGATGTTACCGTTGCTTCCGTGGAGAATCATATTCGTGTTGATGCTGCTCATCAGATCAAGATTGTTGCGGATTCCCTCATTTCAGATTGTGCAGATACTGTTTTCGATCTCATCGCACTTCCT GGAGGTATGCCGGGTGCTACCAGTCTAAGAGATTGTGCAGTTTTGGAGAACATAGTGAAGAAGCAAGCTGCTGATGGTCGACTTTATGCTGCCATTTGTGCTTCACCTGCAGTGGTGCTTGGATCATGGGGTTTGCTGAAGGGGTTGAAA GCAACATGCTACCCATCGTTTATGGAGCAACTGGGATCTACTGCAACTGCTGTTGAATCCCGGGTACAGATTGATGGCCAAGTTGTGACAAGTCGTGGGCCTGGTACTACCTTGGAGTTTGCTGTTGCACTTGTTGAGCAATTGTATGGGAAAGAAAAAGCCGATGAAGTTTCTGGACCTCTG TTGTTGCGTTCCAACCATGGTCATGAATATACCATAGCTGAGCAAAATCAAGTGAAGTGGACATTTGATGATGGCCCAAGG ATTCTTGTACCTATTGCTAATGGTACTGAGGAAATGGAGGCTGTTATGATCATTGACATTCTTCGGAGAGCTAAAGGGAAAGTGATGGTGGCTTCTGTTGAGGACACGCTAGAGATTCTTGCATCACGAAAAGTTAAACTGGAGGCAGATTTACTTCTTGACGGAGCTGCTGAACAGTCATACGATCTAATTGTTTTGCCT GGAGGGCTTGGTGGCGCAGAAGCGTTAGCAAAATCTGAAAAACTGATTAATTTGCTAAAAAAGCAGAGAGAATCAAACAGACCCTATGGAGCAATATGTGCATCCCCTGCTTTGGTCTTAGAACCTCACGGCTTGCTGAAG GATAAGAAAGCTACTGCTTTTCCTGCATTATGTGACAAATTGTCCGACAAAAGCGAGATTGATAACAGAGTGGTGGTTGACGGAAACCTGATTACAAGCCGGGGACCAGGAACAACGATGGAGTTTTCTCTGGCAATCGTAGAGAAGCTTTTTGGAAGAGACACGGCAGTTCAGCTGGGAAAAACAATGGTCTTCATTCAGGATTAG